A part of Paramisgurnus dabryanus chromosome 15, PD_genome_1.1, whole genome shotgun sequence genomic DNA contains:
- the uggt2 gene encoding UDP-glucose:glycoprotein glucosyltransferase 2 isoform X1 produces MRVVFVMLVLLLRVQHAHSASKGVIASLQAKWAMTPLLLETSEFIREDNDEKFWQFVDTVKELTVYKSGESVRSYYNLIIKKAGQFLTDLQVNLLKLSLSLRAYSPAVHAFQQIASDEPPPDGCATFVAVHGQHACNTKDMKKLLKTAAGRPRPYLYKSDHRYPGVNGTDLPLVVLYAEIGTKEFSTFHKVLSERAQEGKLIYMLRHFVAEPKKQRMLLSGYGVELAIKNTEYKAIDDTQVKDSKSATTDEEDEIEVQGFLFGKLKKSHPELKEELGELRKHLLEGTNDMTPLKVWELQDLSFQAASRIISAPKFDSLKLMQDLSQNFPSRARSLTKVAVNQEMKKEIEENQKKLSDSIGIHPGDSSLFINGIHIDLDLHDPFSILDILRGEAKMLEGLHNLGIRGSSVSKFQFLPTANTVEDSYALDIRHSAIMWVNDIEKDSTYRHWPSSLQELLRATFPGVIRQIRRNFFNLVLFLDPTQEESIELVKLAEIFYKHNIPLRIGFVLVVSTDDKVDGYLDAGVALFRILNYISEEYDETQAFTAMVSIYNRVEVGETLSVDTITAYLKKKFPKANAARILGDDSSYDDNRKAGGFFYRKSGLGALPVGLFNGVPLSSEEMDPEEMETVLLQRIMETTNFFQRAVFMSQITEGVDVVDFLMEQANVVPRINPLILSSERRYLDFTASPVADDWDDPTMFSYMDSRDKTAVTSKRLKYFLRDEEEVVYGVTMWIITDIEQASGRLLLRNALKHMKSSGSNCRVAVINNPSRRPTEDNSGLYRAVWASLLTQSSKNTLDFTLKLLKEENVELLNQGTKIKHLLKQGMDQDAFEKKFNTMEVDFLHSQHQFCKDVLKLKAGQRAVVSNGRILGLSEEEELSVDDFHLLEKITLQTSAEKIKAKIKQMHLDAQKSSDFVMKVDALLTAAPKGEARKDVKFLKDKHSVLHLAQRDDEVFFDVVAIVDPLTRDAQKLAPLLIVLGQVVNMKVQVFMNCRAKLSEMPLKSFYRYVLESDVSFFGNNSLSPGPMARFTEIPESPLLTLNMITPESWMVEAVRSPYDLDNIHLQEVSGVVNAEYELEYLLLEGHCFDLSSGQPPRGLQFTLGMRREPLMHDTIVMANLGYFQLKANPGAWILRLREGRSEDIYQIQAHDGTDSPADAGDVTVVLNSFHSKIIKVRVQKKADKINEDLLSEEAESKGLWDSLTSVWSSLEKSFAGGPSVKDGDQKKKDVLNIFSVASGHLYERFLRIMMLSVLRHTTTPVKFWFLKNYLSPSFKDTIPQMAKEYGFQYELVQYKWPRWLHQQTEKQRIIWGYKILFLDVLFPLAVDKIIFVDADQIVRADLKDLRELDLEGAPYGYTPFCDSRREMEGYRFWKTGYWASHLGHRKYHISALYVVDLKKFRKIAAGDRLRGQYQALSQDPNSLSNLDQDLPNNMIHQVAIKSLPQEWLWCETWCDNNSKATAKTIDLCNNPKTKEPKLSAAVRIVPEWSDYDDEIKQFLRQVKEQREAATRQGSPSSSSQHTGTKRDEL; encoded by the exons ATGAGGGTGGTCTTTgttatgctggtcttgctgctGAGGGTCCAGCATGCACACTCAGCATCTAAAGGAGTAATCGCCAGTCTTCAGGCCAAATGGGCTATGACCCCTCTGCTGCTAGAAACAAG TGAGTTCATCAGAGAGGACAATGATGAGAAGTTCTGGCAGTTTGTCGATACTGTGAAGGAGTTAACTGTTTACAAAAGTGGAG AGTCTGTCCGGTCATATTATAACCTGATCATCAAGAAGGCTGGACAGTTTTTGACAGACCTCCAGGTCAACCTCTTGaagctctctctgtctctcaggGCTTATTCACCAGCTGTACATGCTTTCCAACaa ATAGCAAGTGATGAACCTCCTCCAGATGGGTGTGCTACTTTTGTGGCTGTCCATGGTCAACATGCCTGCAACACCAAGGACATGAAGAAGCTCCTGAAGACAGCTGCTGGCAG GCCAAGACCTTATCTATACAAGTCTGATCACCGGTACCCAGGAGTTAATGGGACTGACCTGCCTTTAGTTGTTCTTTATGCTGAAATTGGCACTAAAGAATTCAGCACATTTCATAAGGTGCTGTCAGAGCGGGCACAGGAAGGCAAACTTATTTACATGTTGCGACATTTTGTGGCT GAGCCGAAAAAGCAAAGAATGCTGTTGTCTGGATATGGTGTTGAACTGGCTATAAAAAACACTGAGTACAAAGCCATCGATGACACACAGGTTAAAG ATTCCAAATCAGCCACCACAGATGAAGAGGATGAAATTGAAGTCCAAGGTTTTCTGTTTGGTAAATTAAA AAAGTCTCACCCGGAACTTAAAGAAGAACTTGGTGAGCTGAGGAAGCATCTTTTGGAAGGCACCAATGATATGACTCCTCTTAAAGTGTGGGAGCTTCAAG ATCTCAGTTTCCAGGCAGCATCTCGGATCATAAGTGCACCAAAGTTTGATTCCCTCAAACTGATGCAAGACCTCAGCCAAAATTTCCCCAGCAGAGCCAG ATCACTGACGAAGGTGGCCGTAAACCAAGAGATGAAGAAGGAAATAGAAGAGAACCAAAAG AAACTGAGTGACTCAATTGGAATCCATCCTGGAGATTCCAGTCTTTTTATTAATGGAATACACATTGACCTGGACCTTCATGACCCTTTCAG CATCCTGGATATTCTCAGAGGAGAGGCTAAGATGCTTGAAGGTCTTCATAACCTTGGCATCAGAGGAAGCAGTGTCAGTAAGTTTCAGTTTTTACCAACGGCTAACACTGTGGAGGACAGCTACGCTCTAGACATTCGTCACTCAGCCATAATG TGGGTTAATGATATTGAGAAGGACTCCACTTATCGCCACTGGCCCTCAAGTCTCCAGGAGCTTCTCAGAGCAACATTTCCTGGTGTTATCAGACAAATACGCCGTAACTTCTTTAACTTG GTTTTGTTTCTCGATCCGACACAGGAAGAGAGCATCGAGTTGGTGAAATTAGCAGAAATCTTTTACAAACATAATATTCCACTGAG GATTGGATTTGTGCTGGTTGTCAGTACAGATGATAAAGTAGATGGATATTTGGATGCAGGTGTTGCTCTCTTTAGAATATTAAACTACATTTCAGAGGAGTATGATGAAACGCAAGCTTTTACAGCAATGGTGTCA ATATATAACAGGGTGGAAGTGGGTGAGACTCTGTCAGTGGATACAATCACTGCATATCTAAAAAAGAAATTTCCCAAAGCAAATGCTGCCAGAATTCTTGGAGACGACTCAAGCTATGATGACAACAGAAAG GCTGGAGGATTCTTTTACAGGAAGAGTGGTTTAGGTGCCCTACCGGTGGGTCTGTTTAATGGTGTCCCACTCAGTAGTGAGGAGATGGACCCTGAAGAGATGGAGACAGTTCTGCTGCAGCGCATCATGGAAACTACCAACTTCTTCCAGAGAGCTGTCTTCATG AGTCAGATCACTGAGGGTGTTGATGTTGTGGACTTCCTAATGGAGCAGGCAAATGTGGTTCCCCGCATCAACCCTCTGATTCTGAGCTCTGAGAGGAGATATCTGGATTTTACTGCCTCACCAG TTGCTGATGACTGGGATGACCCCACTATGTTCTCCTACATGGACTCCAGGGACAAAACAGCAGTTACTTCAAAGAGACTGAAGTATTTCCTCAGAGATG AAGAGGAGGTGGTGTATGGAGTGACTATGTGGATTATTACGGATATTGAACAGGCCTCCGGGAGGCTGTTGCTGCGTAACGCCTTGAAACATATG AAATCCAGTGGCTCCAACTGTCGAGTGGCTGTGATCAATAACCCTAGCCGAAGGCCCACAGAGGACAACAGCGGTCTGTATCGAGCCGTCTGGGCATCACTTCTCACCCAAAGCAGCAAGAACACACTCGACTTCACTTTAAAACTCCTCAAAGAGGAGAATGTTGAGCTGCTCAATCAGGGCACCAAGATTAAGCACTTGCTTAAACAG GGTATGGACCAGGATGCATTTGAGAAGAAGTTCAACACAATGGAAGTAGATTTTCTGCACAGCCAGCATCAGTTCTGCAAGGATGTTCTGAAGCTGAAAGCAGGACAGAGAGCTGTCGTCAGCAACGGCCGG ATCCTGGGTCTATCGGAGGAAGAAGAGTTAAGTGTGGATGATTTCCATCTGCTTGAGAAGATCACACTTCAGACTTCAGCAGAAAAGATTAAAGCCAAAATCAAGCAGATGCACTTAGACGCCCAAAA AAGCAGTGATTTTGTCATGAAAGTGGACGCCCTCCTGACTGCGGCACCTAAAGGAGAGGCCAGAAAAGATGTCAAATTTCTAAAGGACAAACACAG CGTTCTTCATCTAGCACAGCGTGATGATGAGGTCTTCTTTGACGTGGTTGCTATCGTGGATCCTCTCACCAGAGATGCACAGAAGTTGGCTCCTCTATTGATT GTGCTTGGTCAAGTGGTCAATATGAAAGTGCAGGTGTTCATGAACTGTCGAGCCAAGCTGTCTGAGATGCCCCTGAAGAG CTTTTATCGATATGTTTTGGAGTCAGATGTTTCCTTCTTCGGCAATAACTCCCTATCGCCTGGCCCCATGGCCCGCTTTACCGAAATCCCAGAATCCCCTCTCCTCACTCTCAATATGATAACCCCTGAGAGCTGGATGGTCGAGGCGGTCAGGAGCCCGTATGATCTAGACAACATCCACCTACAGGAG GTCAGTGGTGTAGTAAACGCCGAGTACGAACTGGAGTATCTGCTCTTGGAGGGCCATTGTTTTGACCTGTCCTCAGGTCAGCCTCCCAGAGGACTTCAGTTTACCCTGGGCATGAGACGCGAACCTCTCATGCACGACACCATTGTCATGGCAAACCTG GGCTATTTTCAGTTAAAGGCCAACCCAGGGGCCTGGATTCTGAGGCTACGAGAGGGCCGCTCTGAGGACATATATCAAATACAGGC GCATGATGGTACGGACTCTCCTGCTGATGCTGGTGATGTCACTGTAGTGCTTAACAGCTTTCACAGCAAGATCATCAAAGTGAGA GTTCAGAAAAAGGCAGACAAAATCAACGAAGATCTACTAAGTGAAGAAGCAGAATCCAAAGGACTGTGGGACTCTCTAACAAG TGTTTGGAGTTCTTTGGAGAAAAG CTTTGCAGGTGGCCCAAGTGTAAAAGATGGTGACCAGAAGAAGAAAGACGTTCTCAACATCTTCTCAGTGGCCTCTGGACATTTGTACGAGCGCTTCCTGAG AATAATGATGCTGTCTGTCCTTCGACACACCACAACTCCTGTCAAGTTCTGGTTTCTCAAAAACTACCTTTCTCCCTCGTTCAAG GACACTATTCCTCAAATGGCGAAGGAATATGGTTTCCAATATGAACTGGTCCAGTATAAGTGGCCACGCTGGCTTCACCAGCAAACAGAAAAGCAGCGCATCATCTGGGGTTACAAGATCCTTTTCCTAGATGTGCTCTTTCCTCTGGCTGTGGACAAGATCATCTTTGTTGATGCTGATCAG ATTGTCAGGGCAGATTTAAAGGATCTGAGAGAATTGGATCTAGAAGGAGCTCCCTATGGATATACTCCATTCTGCGATAGCCGAAGAGAGATGGAAGGCTACCGGTTTTGGAAAACAGGCTACTGGGCTTCCCATCTTGGACACAGGAAATACCACATCAG TGCACTGTATGTGGTGGACCTAAAGAAATTCAGGAAGATAGCAGCTGGAGACAGGCTTAGAGGACAGTACCAGGCTTTAAGCCAAGATCCCAACAGTCTGTCCAACCTGGACCAG GATCTTCCCAACAATATGATTCATCAAGTAGCCATCAAGTCTCTTCCTCAAG
- the uggt2 gene encoding UDP-glucose:glycoprotein glucosyltransferase 2 isoform X2, with amino-acid sequence MRVVFVMLVLLLRVQHAHSASKGVIASLQAKWAMTPLLLETSEFIREDNDEKFWQFVDTVKELTVYKSGESVRSYYNLIIKKAGQFLTDLQVNLLKLSLSLRAYSPAVHAFQQIASDEPPPDGCATFVAVHGQHACNTKDMKKLLKTAAGRPRPYLYKSDHRYPGVNGTDLPLVVLYAEIGTKEFSTFHKVLSERAQEGKLIYMLRHFVAEPKKQRMLLSGYGVELAIKNTEYKAIDDTQVKDSKSATTDEEDEIEVQGFLFGKLKKSHPELKEELGELRKHLLEGTNDMTPLKVWELQDLSFQAASRIISAPKFDSLKLMQDLSQNFPSRARSLTKVAVNQEMKKEIEENQKKLSDSIGIHPGDSSLFINGIHIDLDLHDPFSILDILRGEAKMLEGLHNLGIRGSSVSKFQFLPTANTVEDSYALDIRHSAIMWVNDIEKDSTYRHWPSSLQELLRATFPGVIRQIRRNFFNLVLFLDPTQEESIELVKLAEIFYKHNIPLRIGFVLVVSTDDKVDGYLDAGVALFRILNYISEEYDETQAFTAMVSIYNRVEVGETLSVDTITAYLKKKFPKANAARILGDDSSYDDNRKAGGFFYRKSGLGALPVGLFNGVPLSSEEMDPEEMETVLLQRIMETTNFFQRAVFMSQITEGVDVVDFLMEQANVVPRINPLILSSERRYLDFTASPVADDWDDPTMFSYMDSRDKTAVTSKRLKYFLRDEEEVVYGVTMWIITDIEQASGRLLLRNALKHMKSSGSNCRVAVINNPSRRPTEDNSGLYRAVWASLLTQSSKNTLDFTLKLLKEENVELLNQGTKIKHLLKQGMDQDAFEKKFNTMEVDFLHSQHQFCKDVLKLKAGQRAVVSNGRILGLSEEEELSVDDFHLLEKITLQTSAEKIKAKIKQMHLDAQKSSDFVMKVDALLTAAPKGEARKDVKFLKDKHSVLHLAQRDDEVFFDVVAIVDPLTRDAQKLAPLLIVLGQVVNMKVQVFMNCRAKLSEMPLKSFYRYVLESDVSFFGNNSLSPGPMARFTEIPESPLLTLNMITPESWMVEAVRSPYDLDNIHLQEVSGVVNAEYELEYLLLEGHCFDLSSGQPPRGLQFTLGMRREPLMHDTIVMANLGYFQLKANPGAWILRLREGRSEDIYQIQAHDGTDSPADAGDVTVVLNSFHSKIIKVRVQKKADKINEDLLSEEAESKGLWDSLTSFAGGPSVKDGDQKKKDVLNIFSVASGHLYERFLRIMMLSVLRHTTTPVKFWFLKNYLSPSFKDTIPQMAKEYGFQYELVQYKWPRWLHQQTEKQRIIWGYKILFLDVLFPLAVDKIIFVDADQIVRADLKDLRELDLEGAPYGYTPFCDSRREMEGYRFWKTGYWASHLGHRKYHISALYVVDLKKFRKIAAGDRLRGQYQALSQDPNSLSNLDQDLPNNMIHQVAIKSLPQEWLWCETWCDNNSKATAKTIDLCNNPKTKEPKLSAAVRIVPEWSDYDDEIKQFLRQVKEQREAATRQGSPSSSSQHTGTKRDEL; translated from the exons ATGAGGGTGGTCTTTgttatgctggtcttgctgctGAGGGTCCAGCATGCACACTCAGCATCTAAAGGAGTAATCGCCAGTCTTCAGGCCAAATGGGCTATGACCCCTCTGCTGCTAGAAACAAG TGAGTTCATCAGAGAGGACAATGATGAGAAGTTCTGGCAGTTTGTCGATACTGTGAAGGAGTTAACTGTTTACAAAAGTGGAG AGTCTGTCCGGTCATATTATAACCTGATCATCAAGAAGGCTGGACAGTTTTTGACAGACCTCCAGGTCAACCTCTTGaagctctctctgtctctcaggGCTTATTCACCAGCTGTACATGCTTTCCAACaa ATAGCAAGTGATGAACCTCCTCCAGATGGGTGTGCTACTTTTGTGGCTGTCCATGGTCAACATGCCTGCAACACCAAGGACATGAAGAAGCTCCTGAAGACAGCTGCTGGCAG GCCAAGACCTTATCTATACAAGTCTGATCACCGGTACCCAGGAGTTAATGGGACTGACCTGCCTTTAGTTGTTCTTTATGCTGAAATTGGCACTAAAGAATTCAGCACATTTCATAAGGTGCTGTCAGAGCGGGCACAGGAAGGCAAACTTATTTACATGTTGCGACATTTTGTGGCT GAGCCGAAAAAGCAAAGAATGCTGTTGTCTGGATATGGTGTTGAACTGGCTATAAAAAACACTGAGTACAAAGCCATCGATGACACACAGGTTAAAG ATTCCAAATCAGCCACCACAGATGAAGAGGATGAAATTGAAGTCCAAGGTTTTCTGTTTGGTAAATTAAA AAAGTCTCACCCGGAACTTAAAGAAGAACTTGGTGAGCTGAGGAAGCATCTTTTGGAAGGCACCAATGATATGACTCCTCTTAAAGTGTGGGAGCTTCAAG ATCTCAGTTTCCAGGCAGCATCTCGGATCATAAGTGCACCAAAGTTTGATTCCCTCAAACTGATGCAAGACCTCAGCCAAAATTTCCCCAGCAGAGCCAG ATCACTGACGAAGGTGGCCGTAAACCAAGAGATGAAGAAGGAAATAGAAGAGAACCAAAAG AAACTGAGTGACTCAATTGGAATCCATCCTGGAGATTCCAGTCTTTTTATTAATGGAATACACATTGACCTGGACCTTCATGACCCTTTCAG CATCCTGGATATTCTCAGAGGAGAGGCTAAGATGCTTGAAGGTCTTCATAACCTTGGCATCAGAGGAAGCAGTGTCAGTAAGTTTCAGTTTTTACCAACGGCTAACACTGTGGAGGACAGCTACGCTCTAGACATTCGTCACTCAGCCATAATG TGGGTTAATGATATTGAGAAGGACTCCACTTATCGCCACTGGCCCTCAAGTCTCCAGGAGCTTCTCAGAGCAACATTTCCTGGTGTTATCAGACAAATACGCCGTAACTTCTTTAACTTG GTTTTGTTTCTCGATCCGACACAGGAAGAGAGCATCGAGTTGGTGAAATTAGCAGAAATCTTTTACAAACATAATATTCCACTGAG GATTGGATTTGTGCTGGTTGTCAGTACAGATGATAAAGTAGATGGATATTTGGATGCAGGTGTTGCTCTCTTTAGAATATTAAACTACATTTCAGAGGAGTATGATGAAACGCAAGCTTTTACAGCAATGGTGTCA ATATATAACAGGGTGGAAGTGGGTGAGACTCTGTCAGTGGATACAATCACTGCATATCTAAAAAAGAAATTTCCCAAAGCAAATGCTGCCAGAATTCTTGGAGACGACTCAAGCTATGATGACAACAGAAAG GCTGGAGGATTCTTTTACAGGAAGAGTGGTTTAGGTGCCCTACCGGTGGGTCTGTTTAATGGTGTCCCACTCAGTAGTGAGGAGATGGACCCTGAAGAGATGGAGACAGTTCTGCTGCAGCGCATCATGGAAACTACCAACTTCTTCCAGAGAGCTGTCTTCATG AGTCAGATCACTGAGGGTGTTGATGTTGTGGACTTCCTAATGGAGCAGGCAAATGTGGTTCCCCGCATCAACCCTCTGATTCTGAGCTCTGAGAGGAGATATCTGGATTTTACTGCCTCACCAG TTGCTGATGACTGGGATGACCCCACTATGTTCTCCTACATGGACTCCAGGGACAAAACAGCAGTTACTTCAAAGAGACTGAAGTATTTCCTCAGAGATG AAGAGGAGGTGGTGTATGGAGTGACTATGTGGATTATTACGGATATTGAACAGGCCTCCGGGAGGCTGTTGCTGCGTAACGCCTTGAAACATATG AAATCCAGTGGCTCCAACTGTCGAGTGGCTGTGATCAATAACCCTAGCCGAAGGCCCACAGAGGACAACAGCGGTCTGTATCGAGCCGTCTGGGCATCACTTCTCACCCAAAGCAGCAAGAACACACTCGACTTCACTTTAAAACTCCTCAAAGAGGAGAATGTTGAGCTGCTCAATCAGGGCACCAAGATTAAGCACTTGCTTAAACAG GGTATGGACCAGGATGCATTTGAGAAGAAGTTCAACACAATGGAAGTAGATTTTCTGCACAGCCAGCATCAGTTCTGCAAGGATGTTCTGAAGCTGAAAGCAGGACAGAGAGCTGTCGTCAGCAACGGCCGG ATCCTGGGTCTATCGGAGGAAGAAGAGTTAAGTGTGGATGATTTCCATCTGCTTGAGAAGATCACACTTCAGACTTCAGCAGAAAAGATTAAAGCCAAAATCAAGCAGATGCACTTAGACGCCCAAAA AAGCAGTGATTTTGTCATGAAAGTGGACGCCCTCCTGACTGCGGCACCTAAAGGAGAGGCCAGAAAAGATGTCAAATTTCTAAAGGACAAACACAG CGTTCTTCATCTAGCACAGCGTGATGATGAGGTCTTCTTTGACGTGGTTGCTATCGTGGATCCTCTCACCAGAGATGCACAGAAGTTGGCTCCTCTATTGATT GTGCTTGGTCAAGTGGTCAATATGAAAGTGCAGGTGTTCATGAACTGTCGAGCCAAGCTGTCTGAGATGCCCCTGAAGAG CTTTTATCGATATGTTTTGGAGTCAGATGTTTCCTTCTTCGGCAATAACTCCCTATCGCCTGGCCCCATGGCCCGCTTTACCGAAATCCCAGAATCCCCTCTCCTCACTCTCAATATGATAACCCCTGAGAGCTGGATGGTCGAGGCGGTCAGGAGCCCGTATGATCTAGACAACATCCACCTACAGGAG GTCAGTGGTGTAGTAAACGCCGAGTACGAACTGGAGTATCTGCTCTTGGAGGGCCATTGTTTTGACCTGTCCTCAGGTCAGCCTCCCAGAGGACTTCAGTTTACCCTGGGCATGAGACGCGAACCTCTCATGCACGACACCATTGTCATGGCAAACCTG GGCTATTTTCAGTTAAAGGCCAACCCAGGGGCCTGGATTCTGAGGCTACGAGAGGGCCGCTCTGAGGACATATATCAAATACAGGC GCATGATGGTACGGACTCTCCTGCTGATGCTGGTGATGTCACTGTAGTGCTTAACAGCTTTCACAGCAAGATCATCAAAGTGAGA GTTCAGAAAAAGGCAGACAAAATCAACGAAGATCTACTAAGTGAAGAAGCAGAATCCAAAGGACTGTGGGACTCTCTAACAAG CTTTGCAGGTGGCCCAAGTGTAAAAGATGGTGACCAGAAGAAGAAAGACGTTCTCAACATCTTCTCAGTGGCCTCTGGACATTTGTACGAGCGCTTCCTGAG AATAATGATGCTGTCTGTCCTTCGACACACCACAACTCCTGTCAAGTTCTGGTTTCTCAAAAACTACCTTTCTCCCTCGTTCAAG GACACTATTCCTCAAATGGCGAAGGAATATGGTTTCCAATATGAACTGGTCCAGTATAAGTGGCCACGCTGGCTTCACCAGCAAACAGAAAAGCAGCGCATCATCTGGGGTTACAAGATCCTTTTCCTAGATGTGCTCTTTCCTCTGGCTGTGGACAAGATCATCTTTGTTGATGCTGATCAG ATTGTCAGGGCAGATTTAAAGGATCTGAGAGAATTGGATCTAGAAGGAGCTCCCTATGGATATACTCCATTCTGCGATAGCCGAAGAGAGATGGAAGGCTACCGGTTTTGGAAAACAGGCTACTGGGCTTCCCATCTTGGACACAGGAAATACCACATCAG TGCACTGTATGTGGTGGACCTAAAGAAATTCAGGAAGATAGCAGCTGGAGACAGGCTTAGAGGACAGTACCAGGCTTTAAGCCAAGATCCCAACAGTCTGTCCAACCTGGACCAG GATCTTCCCAACAATATGATTCATCAAGTAGCCATCAAGTCTCTTCCTCAAG